A window of Aythya fuligula isolate bAytFul2 chromosome 12, bAytFul2.pri, whole genome shotgun sequence genomic DNA:
CTGAGGAGAAGATCTGAGCAGAGCGCATGGTGGACATCTGCCTGCTGGACTGGGGCAGGTAGCCATACAGCCGCAGCCACGCCTGCGAGAGGAAAACAAGCATCAGGCTGGCAGGCGGGGTTGAGGAAGCCTTCCTTGTGCTGCTGTCAGCCCCAACAGGAGCTGCCCCAGAACAAAAAGCTCCTCGAGGTGCCAGCCATGTGTACACGCGATGGGCCTGGACCGCCGGTCCCAGGagcactgctcctgcagctctgctgtccccgtctgctgctgcctccacgTGTGCTGGCCTCACCGGGGCAGCCTCGCCAGTCTCTGAAGGATCACGGCTGCGCTCGGGGATGCTCTGTGGGGAGCACTGCACCCGGGCAGGGTGTGAGACTGGCAGAAAGCACAGGGCAGGGTGTGAAGGGACAAATCTGAGGGGCCGCTGGCCCtacctgctgcagcacaagggCCACGGCACTCTCCAGATAGCTCCCTGAGGCCAGAAGGGGCCAAATCACCGCAGCAGGCGCGCTCCCGATGTGGGGCCCTGACCCCAAGCCCCGCACCATCGCTTCTGGGCCATAGCCCAGGTGCCGCAGGGACGAGCGGCGAGCGAGCCAGGAGCGAGCAGCGGGGAAATGGAAATGGTGCAGCTGGGCCCAGCCCTCGCCCGGGGCTGGGCAGGCGCGGGCAGgatccctgctctgctcctacCTCCCTGGGAGCCAGCGCTTTTGTCCCTGCGCTCAGCTTGCGGGGAGAGGCGAGGCCGCTGGCAGGACCTGCCGGGAGCCGGGGGGAGCCTCacggggggctcagcacccccaggggctgcagacAGGAGGGTGAAGGCGAGGATGGGGGCAGTGCCCTGTGCTTGGGGCCGTTCCCGTGCCCCCCAGCACCGCTCACCCCCGGCACAGCAGCGGGGACAGCGAGGCGCTGGGCTCAGCGGCTGCAGGGAGCATCTCCGGATCCCCGAGCTGCCCCCGCCGCCCTTTGGGGTCACAGCGGTGCCACCCGGGGGGGAGCCACCCCAAATGCCCAAATCCCCGAACCGCAGCACCCCACCCCGACCCCCTTTCTCCCGTTTTCCCCCGCTCACCTCGGCGTTGACCTCTCCGCCCGTGGccgcccccagcagcagcagcagcaccagcagcagcagcagcagggccgggaggctcccgcccgccccgcggGGGGCACCACCGCCGGCCGCCATCccgggccgagccgtgccgagccgggccgggccgggccgagctgCCCGAGCTACGCCGCCCTCATGGGCCGTGCCCGGGTCGCCGCGGGGGCTGCGCGGAGCTGCATGGGCGGCGCTGCCGGGGCCGTGCGGGGCCGTGCAGGGGGCTCAGGCCGGCGGAGCGCAGCCCATGTGcctcggctcggctcggctcggctcggctcggccaGGCGCGGGGCGGTGCTGAACGGAGCGAGGCGGAGCcgggccgagcccccccccccccccccccaccgcctCCCGGCCCCCGGGCGCCCCCCGCTGCTCCTCGCCCGCGGTCCCGGACTTTGGCCCCGCGGTGGTTTCGGTGCCGGCGTTTGCCCGAGCGGGTTTCGGGCAGGCCGGCTCCGTGGGCGCACTGGGAgccacccttgggtgctgcccgagggtgggaggggaggggtgaccccagccagcaccccccgggggggcagcagggccggcggctgcagctgctggctgggcactGACCTCTCCCCGCTGAGCTCAAACCACACAGAGAGCAGGAGGGGGGTGGCGGGAGCCAAGTTTCGGTGGAAGGCTccaagtctttttatttatttatttatttatttatgttttaaaggggaaaagcaaaacaaacgGGCAAAAAACCAACTTGGGGCATAATCACTCAAAGTCGGTGCATATCCCTATCCCAGAAGCTGACTAACTAAAGACGGGGTCTGGataaaaagggggaaggggcaCGCTGGAAGCAGCAGTGAGCAGCGCAGCAATCTGCCAAATACCCGGGCCAGATGCGCATCCCGAGGGGACCACTGGTGTGCCGTGCCCCCCTGGAGTGAGGTCCTGACTGCCTCAAATTCAGCTCCCCCGGGCATCTTCACAGGCTGCACAGCCGATGTGCTGAGCCACACAGAGCAGAGGCTTGGGCAAACAAGTGCTGGGACCCTCAGCTGGCAGcgccaaaaacaaaacccaaaaacaaCATGCAGCGGAGGGAGAAGAACGAAGGGGGGAGGGTTGTTCCATTTTATCTGAACAATGCATTGaatttgctgcttctccctcgcCGTCCCCCCAGGAATTCCATTAATTTGAAAACCAGATATTGCAGGGGAGTTGGCAGACAAAGACCTGCACTGAGACAGAAGCTCCAATGGCTGTGAGGGCCCCGAGCTTCCTTGTGTACAAGTGGAAGGAGAGTGCTACACCCAGCTCACGGCAGGCCTTGCAGACACGGCCTCATTTGAAGTCTGCGGGAGCCGCTGGAGCTGGGCACTCCTGAAATTGAACAGCTCAAATACACCACAGAAGCAGTTTTACGACACGAGGAGACAGATTTTACCGTCAGAAGCAGCCTCGCAGTTTTTCATCAGacaaatgtgaaatgaaagaTTGAGGGCAGCACACGAGCATCTCGCTCTGAATACCTAAGAGGCTGCAGCAGACCTTCCCGCAGGACAAAGGACAAGAAAGGAGCTTCTCTCAAGGGACAAAGTCCAGCCCACAGTCAACAGGATCATCGCTGCTCCGACGGTGTTGTTTTCACGGGAAAGTGCGTGTGTGTGCCACTCCTTGTCTTGCTCACCAGCAGGCACCGCCTTTCCAGCTCAGTCACGATATGAGAGCCGACACTGCCCTCTCTCGGGCTCGCCCTAGGATGGCAGCCAGCTTCTGACGGGCAGCTGCCCTCCAGAATGGTCCTTCTGACACACACGAGCTTAAAACAAAGTCGTTTTAAAACCAGCCCGACGCCACGCTGGGTTAGCGCTGAAACACGAGGGGGTTCCAGCCTCTCTGCCGAGATTTAACCTTTTGGCTGTTTGGTGAAAGAACCTGGTACTGTAATTTTTCTGTAGAGGCAGCAACAGCGTGAGATGGACACAGAACACGACCCGTGAACTCCGGGCTGGGTTACGGTGGGGAGATGCTCTGGTGCAAGAGCCTAGCTCTGCATCCTTGTCTCTTGCTTTTCAGAACGAGGGACTCTGAGCTCAGCAGTCGGCATGCTCCAAGCCTCCTGACAAGAAGTTGGTGCTATTTCCAACCGTGTGAGACATACTTCCTTTAGCAAGAGCTTCCCACGCtaccttctttctctttaacaTAAGGCATCCATGGCTTtgatatacatacatatatatattaaaaatcagcCACCGTGGGATGGTTGGAACCACCAGTGCTGACTGAAGCACATCCTAGCTGCTGACAGCACGCTGCTGTAGGAAATctgctacacacacacatttcttcaGCCAGAAACTCAAACCTGGAAGTTTGATACCACAAactccccagagctgctgagcagacAAGAACGTGGGAGGTGTGTGACAGCTTCCACCGCttagagctgtgctggagaacAGTTCTTTGTTGAAATGCAGGGTCTTCAGGGCTCTCAAACCTACCAGGCCCTACCtcaaggggaaggagaagaattTGTTCCCTGACTTGCAGCGGATTTGCTCCCATTGGACACGCAGAACGAGCGCTGAGTCCTCAAACCTGTCCACAATGTCCTggaaaacacaggcagaagGCAGGAGTCAGTACAGGGAAGGTGGACAGGGCAGTTCCCAGAAGATGGAGtcagcagctgcttctctgaACCAAGTCAGAGATGAGTTTGTGGCTGGCAGCTTCTGACTTCCTTCAAGAAGATGGTTTAGCTCATTGTCCCCACAAAAAGTTTATCTTCTTCTAATCCAGCGGGGTTTACCTCAGAAAAACAActccccctctgctcttcccctcctctctgccTGGTGTGGGGACGTACCTGGAGCTCCTGCAGACACTGCCCCTCCAGGCTGCCAGTCAGGTCCCCAACACACCAGGCCAAGCTGATATGGAACGATGGGTCCTGAAGATAAAACACGGATCAGATTGCAAGAACAGAAGGTGGCTTTGCTCAGTGCAGGGAGCCACAGGGGGATATTTGGTacggtgctgccctgcctgtgaTCTCTGAGCACCTCCAGAGACAGGGAAATCAGGGTTTGGTCCTTCAAAATCCAATCCTGTCCAGAAAGTTAGTGCCAAGCAAACCTGATGCCCCAGGAAACTGcctgaggaggaggcagaagcaTCTCCTCAGTCCCACAGTACTCATCCCATGCCCCACTCAATCCACTAGGACAATCAGGGATTGTCTGGAACAGTGGGATTGTCCCTGCTGTGTCTGTGATGTGCTCTCTCAACTGCAGGCACCTTACTCAGCCCCCCCAGAAGCCCAATTCCCAGAAGCTACTCAGCAGTTAACATCTTTACTCTCCTGGACAGGACACGAAACAAAACTTACACTAATCCCATTCTCAGCAAGATCCTGTTCAAGGTGTTAACGGTGAATGTCACTGACTAGCCCATGGGAGACCACTTCAGAGTCTAACCTCACCATTCCCAAATATTTGGGGTTGAACATTTCATGGACTAGCAGCCCCCCAACCCTCAAAGGGACCCAGCCAGCATCTCTAGACCAGCAGGGAAATGCAATACACCTCACCTTGTAGAACGTGGGGAGGTCAAATTCCTCCATAACTTTGTCCACCTCTGAGACCAgttccagcagctgaaaatgcCCAGCAGAGACCTCCAATCCAATGAAGGTCCTGAACAAAGACAAGGAGACAGCGCACACATCCTGtcatgctgcagaaagcagtcaGAAGCATGCTAACCATGTATTCCTACCACGCAAAGTTCCTAGCcctttttcaaagcagaaaaaaaaaaaaaaaaagataatctgAGAAATGCTAGGCTTTAGCATTCAAGCACACTGactattctgaaaaaaaaaaaaaaagccataaagaCGTGGCAACAGGGAGAAAACTGGAGAAGCAGGACTGGAtcactgaatcatagaatggctgaggttggaagggacctctggagatcatctggtcctatccccctgccaagcaggatcacctagagcacgttGCACAGGGTCAcgtccaggcaggttttgagtatctccagagaaggagactccacaacatctcttggcagcctgttccagtgctctgtgacCCTCACCGTAAAGAAatgccccctcatattcagccataacttcctgtgcttcagtttgtgtgcattgcctctcgtcctgtcgctgggcacaactgaaatgAGTCTGGTTCCATCTTGTTGGCACcttcccttcagatatttatatgcattgatgagatctcccctcagtcttctcttctccaagctaaacaggcccagctctcagcAGATGATACATAATGCAGGCTTACTAGATGAACTCAGCACCTTTTGAGacatgaaaatttgttttccaggcaAAGGACACACTTGATGGGGTATTTCAGCAGAGCACTGAACACTACGCCCTGTTCAGTagttacattaaagaaaatgtaagttGCTACAGTTGTACAGTGGGATAGGAAGTGGCTAGGAGGCACCAGCTGTGAACAGCACAAATGGGGAAGTACGAAGCTGGAGAGACGTGACAAAGAGGTTCCTCCTCAAGGACCGTCTTGGTGATACTTTCTGTATGCCTGGGCCTGATGGCACGGGAGGCCTGGAGGACAAATATCACTCAGGAGCTGCTTCCATCCGCCCATGACTAACGTGCTTTGCCATTCCCATTAGATTTAGCAACATTTCATAATTGTAATCACCTTTCTTTTAATGTGCTTTGACATTTAAACTACTTAATTGTGTTAAACTGGAATTGGCACTATCAGGGTTCTGAGCTGACACGCAGGTGAATTAGCACGCTCAGAGCTATTTGTCTCCAGCCCTTTGAAGGCTTGCACTGCAATTTCGTGATCAGCATAAGCTGGCACTGCTGCCAAAAGAGGTGGCCCCCACTctgcctgccccaggctgcTCATTCCCCCTCACCCACTCCCTGAGCTGGCATGAGGATCTGTGAAACCACAGAGCAAACCAGATCGGAGATGGCGATGCACTGGGCTGCCTCCGCTGGCAGCACTGTCTGCTCCAGCTGATGTGAAGCTGCAGCATTAGTCTAACCCCAGCAAAAAGGCCTGCCTCGGGTCACGTTGTGAACACATCTCTTCTCCTCTCGTAAGAAGACTGAAATTCTGCAGCCTGAGGTTCAGTCACCACAGAGAATAATAGCTCGCAGAGAATCAATATTGAAGCTGAAAAATTATGCACCCCGGAGCGCTCCTAGAAGTGGCTGAGCAAAGATATGAAACCTCAGTCAAAGAGGTGGTAAGATGGGGAGATTGCATTCTGGTCCTCCACACGACTGCCTGCAGCAACTGCCACAGCACAGGACAGGCAGCGCCACACTTCCCATCCACAAACCACCTCACCCAGCCTTCTCCCCAGGCAGGCTGCTCCAGTGCTCGCTCACCTGGTTTTGTTCTGGTTGGTATACACTTTCATTTGGTTAGCTACACAGAAGAACCTGAAATAAGAAAGACTCTTTTTcagataggaaagaaaaacaaacaaacaaacagttacAGAATTACAGATACAGTTACAGATTTAGAGATACAGAATTTCTACCAGGCTGTGGAAAGACAAAGGCAAACACTTGCTCCAGTCAGACTGAGCTGGTGCAACTGGAACCTTTCTGGGCTTAAAATAATCCATTTCCCACCAGTGTTTTCAGCCTTCTGAAGCtcaggcagcaaaaaaaaaaaaaaaaaaagcactaaaacaTCTGATCCTTGGTGGGTATCTCAGCCAGATGCAAGCAATGAAGCCAGAAGTGAATATCCACTGTTTATaggacagcacagctctggccTTGTCCTTGAAAGCGGAGTCCTTGCAGGCCACAGCAATATCGCCTGCACAAATGTGGCTGGCCTGCTGATTTGTGTGGTGCTGGATCCCAGGGCAGATGGCAAACTCCCCAGGCTTTACTCGTGCAGCACCAGCTCCCAGAGAGAAGCCTTACTGTGCAGATGCTGATGAAGCAGAGACCAGACCAAGTGGAAGGAAAGGAACGGATGCACAGGAGCTCCTGTGAGGCTCAGCTGCTCCTACCTGTCATAGGAGGCCAGGCGCTCCTTGAGGGACTGGACAAAGGGGTTTATCCAGTGGTAGCGCAGCACCACGCTCTGTGAGAGACTGATGTGGAACTCTTCCATGGCAGTGAGTGAGGAGACGTAGGTTCGAGCATGGGACACCAGGAGGTCCAGCAACTCCAGGAATTCCTCCTGGACTTTGTCTGCAAAGCAAATGGCAGCACAGTCAGCGccagctcc
This region includes:
- the USB1 gene encoding U6 snRNA phosphodiesterase isoform X2 produces the protein MRAALVGYSSSEEEEEEEGGRKGGGDRASPRGSPTARARLPVPECVLAMFREQEEEERGAEDRAKHGGRVRCFPHERGNWATHVYLPYKVQEEFLELLDLLVSHARTYVSSLTAMEEFHISLSQSVVLRYHWINPFVQSLKERLASYDRFFCVANQMKVYTNQNKTRTFIGLEVSAGHFQLLELVSEVDKVMEEFDLPTFYKDPSFHISLAWCVGDLTGSLEGQCLQELQDIVDRFEDSALVLRVQWEQIRCKSGNKFFSFPLR
- the USB1 gene encoding U6 snRNA phosphodiesterase isoform X1; the protein is MFREQEEEERGAEDRAKHGGRVRCFPHERGNWATHVYLPYKVQEEFLELLDLLVSHARTYVSSLTAMEEFHISLSQSVVLRYHWINPFVQSLKERLASYDRFFCVANQMKVYTNQNKTRTFIGLEVSAGHFQLLELVSEVDKVMEEFDLPTFYKDPSFHISLAWCVGDLTGSLEGQCLQELQDIVDRFEDSALVLRVQWEQIRCKSGNKFFSFPLR